A part of Methanomassiliicoccaceae archaeon genomic DNA contains:
- the carB gene encoding carbamoyl-phosphate synthase large subunit — protein sequence MKKDFKKLMVIGSGPIVIGQAAEFDFSGSQACRALRAEGYKTVLVNSNPATIQTDVDMADSVYIEPLNAETVAAIIEKEGVDGVLSGMGGQTALNICSELYDNGSLARLGCELLGTQPDAIAMSEDRELFKEAMERIGEPVPISRSVNSVTDAVEAAKMIGRYPVLVRPAYTLGGTGGGVAYDEDELMDICARGLAYSRIRQVLIEESVLGWKELEYEVMRDSKDNCIIICEMENLDAMGIHTGESIVCAPLLTISDHDHQRLRTAAIKVIRTLGIEGGCNVQFAFNPANSEYRLIEVNPRVSRSSALASKATGYPIARVATKIALGYTLDEIPNDITGTTYAAFEPSIDYVVVKIPRWPFDKFRTVDRHLGTQMKSTGEIMSIGRTFEEALLKGLRSLEIGVRGLDPVDLTDEQIEEELENATDIRIFAIGEALRKGWTVERIAKLTDWDRYFIIKIRNIIRMEERLKKNPADPDLIREAKEMGFADPVIAELIKTDEIKFRNDRKANGIKSVYKMVDTCAAEFAAITPYFYSTYGRSSETFRDENKRRVVVIGGGPIRIGQGIEFDYCCVHGVFALQEEGVDAVIINNNPETVSTDYDVSDRLYFEPLTLEDVLDIIEEEQADGVIVQFGGQTSVNLAVDLEKALKGTKTKILGTVPDDMDVAEDRRRFSKLMDQLGILQPRSGTGYSFEEARIIASEIGYPVLVRPSYVLGGRAMEIVYSEDELKTYVETAVKVSRHHPILIDKYLTEAVEIDIDVLSDGEDVYIGGIMEHVEYAGCHSGDATMVMPPFTLSQKIIDGIVEISERVALALHIKGLMNLQLAVKDDEIFMIEANPRASRTIPFISKATGVPLAKIATKVMLGKKLKDFGLSGYRSIDHYAVKASVFPFLKLPGVDSILTPEMKSTGEVMGIDEDFYIACYKALIAAGNKLPMSGGVYITVNDQDKPRVLDAARGLKEMGFTIYATKGTSTYLRENGVDTTTVFKLDEKLKPNAIGLMRDGKINLIINTPAMKSGSRRDGYTMRRLAVELEIPFMTTVQGANIAVGAIRVGRGEKLKVRSMKEFHVL from the coding sequence TTGAAGAAGGATTTCAAGAAACTGATGGTCATCGGTTCCGGGCCCATCGTCATAGGTCAGGCGGCCGAGTTCGACTTTTCGGGCTCGCAGGCATGCCGCGCCCTCCGCGCAGAGGGATACAAGACCGTCCTGGTCAACTCCAACCCTGCGACCATCCAGACGGATGTCGACATGGCCGACAGCGTCTACATCGAGCCGCTGAACGCGGAGACCGTCGCCGCCATAATAGAAAAAGAAGGTGTGGACGGGGTCCTTTCGGGCATGGGGGGCCAGACTGCCCTGAATATATGCTCGGAACTTTACGATAACGGTTCTCTCGCCAGGCTGGGATGCGAACTTTTGGGAACACAGCCAGATGCCATCGCCATGTCTGAGGACAGGGAACTGTTCAAGGAGGCCATGGAGAGGATCGGCGAGCCGGTCCCTATCAGCCGCAGCGTCAACTCCGTGACGGATGCGGTAGAGGCCGCCAAGATGATCGGCCGCTATCCTGTACTTGTGCGCCCCGCATATACGCTGGGCGGCACCGGCGGAGGCGTGGCGTATGACGAGGACGAGCTCATGGACATCTGCGCCCGCGGACTTGCGTACTCGCGCATCCGCCAGGTGCTGATCGAAGAAAGCGTCCTGGGATGGAAAGAGCTCGAATACGAAGTTATGAGGGACTCCAAGGACAACTGCATAATTATATGCGAAATGGAAAACCTCGACGCTATGGGAATACACACGGGAGAAAGCATAGTCTGCGCGCCGCTGCTGACCATCTCCGACCACGATCATCAGCGCCTTAGAACGGCTGCTATAAAGGTCATCCGCACCCTGGGAATAGAGGGCGGTTGCAACGTCCAGTTCGCATTCAACCCCGCCAACAGCGAATACCGTCTGATCGAGGTGAATCCACGTGTCTCACGCTCTTCCGCACTGGCTTCAAAAGCGACCGGCTATCCTATCGCAAGGGTCGCCACCAAGATCGCACTGGGATACACGCTTGACGAAATCCCGAACGATATCACCGGAACAACGTACGCGGCATTCGAGCCTTCGATAGACTACGTGGTGGTCAAGATCCCGCGCTGGCCTTTCGACAAGTTCCGCACGGTGGACCGCCATCTCGGTACCCAGATGAAGAGCACCGGTGAAATAATGTCCATCGGGCGCACATTCGAAGAGGCCTTGCTCAAAGGCCTCAGGTCCCTGGAGATAGGCGTAAGGGGACTGGACCCGGTCGACCTTACCGACGAACAGATCGAAGAGGAACTGGAGAACGCAACCGACATCCGCATATTCGCAATCGGCGAGGCCCTCAGGAAGGGCTGGACGGTCGAAAGGATCGCCAAGCTGACCGATTGGGACCGCTATTTCATAATCAAGATCAGGAACATAATAAGGATGGAAGAACGCCTGAAAAAGAACCCCGCCGACCCTGACCTGATAAGGGAAGCAAAAGAAATGGGCTTCGCCGACCCGGTCATCGCCGAACTGATCAAGACCGATGAGATCAAATTCAGGAACGACCGCAAGGCCAACGGCATCAAGTCGGTCTACAAGATGGTGGACACCTGCGCCGCAGAGTTCGCCGCCATCACGCCTTATTTCTATTCTACGTACGGCAGGTCGTCCGAAACTTTCAGGGACGAAAACAAGAGGCGCGTCGTCGTCATAGGAGGAGGGCCCATCAGGATAGGACAGGGTATCGAGTTCGACTACTGTTGCGTGCATGGAGTGTTCGCATTGCAGGAAGAGGGCGTCGATGCCGTTATCATCAACAACAACCCAGAGACCGTTTCGACCGACTACGATGTATCGGACCGCCTTTACTTCGAACCTTTGACGCTCGAGGATGTACTGGATATCATAGAGGAAGAACAGGCCGACGGCGTGATAGTGCAATTCGGAGGACAGACCAGCGTCAACCTCGCCGTAGACCTGGAGAAGGCCTTGAAGGGTACAAAAACGAAAATTCTGGGCACGGTCCCCGATGATATGGACGTCGCCGAGGACAGAAGGAGGTTCTCCAAGCTGATGGACCAGCTCGGAATACTCCAGCCCAGGTCGGGCACTGGCTATTCTTTCGAAGAAGCAAGGATCATCGCCTCCGAGATCGGATACCCCGTACTGGTCAGGCCTTCATACGTCCTCGGAGGGAGGGCCATGGAGATTGTCTATTCCGAAGACGAGCTAAAGACATACGTCGAAACCGCTGTCAAGGTTTCCAGGCATCACCCCATACTCATAGACAAGTACCTCACAGAGGCCGTCGAGATCGATATCGATGTGCTCAGCGACGGCGAGGACGTCTACATCGGCGGCATAATGGAGCACGTGGAGTACGCCGGCTGCCACTCCGGCGACGCGACGATGGTCATGCCGCCTTTCACACTTAGCCAGAAGATAATAGATGGGATAGTGGAGATATCAGAAAGAGTGGCGCTGGCACTTCACATAAAGGGCCTTATGAATCTTCAGCTGGCCGTCAAAGACGATGAGATCTTCATGATCGAGGCCAATCCTCGCGCCTCCAGGACGATTCCGTTCATCTCAAAGGCCACGGGCGTACCTCTGGCCAAGATCGCCACGAAGGTTATGCTCGGCAAGAAGCTGAAGGATTTCGGACTCTCGGGGTATAGGTCGATCGACCACTACGCGGTAAAGGCTTCGGTGTTCCCGTTCCTGAAGCTTCCGGGCGTTGATTCCATTCTCACGCCCGAGATGAAAAGCACAGGAGAGGTGATGGGCATAGACGAGGACTTCTACATCGCCTGCTATAAAGCTTTGATAGCCGCAGGCAACAAGCTCCCGATGTCCGGAGGAGTGTACATTACCGTGAACGACCAGGACAAGCCCAGGGTGCTGGATGCGGCACGCGGGCTGAAGGAGATGGGATTCACAATATACGCCACCAAGGGAACCTCCACATACCTGAGGGAGAACGGTGTGGACACAACGACCGTCTTCAAACTGGACGAGAAGCTCAAGCCGAACGCGATAGGCCTCATGAGGGACGGAAAGATCAACCTGATCATCAACACCCCGGCCATGAAATCCGGTTCGAGGCGCGACGGATATACGATGCGCAGGCTGGCAGTGGAACTGGAGATCCCGTTCATGACCACCGTTCAGGGCGCAAATATAGCTGTAGGCGCGATAAGGGTCGGCCGCGGCGAGAAGCTCAAGGTCCGCAGTATGAAGGAGTTCCACGTACTCTGA
- the carA gene encoding glutamine-hydrolyzing carbamoyl-phosphate synthase small subunit, protein MARGYLVLEDGTVYEGSLFGYRSPADGEVVFGTGMSGYQESLTDPSFRGQILVMTYPLAGDYGIVDGYSQSKHVHVRGLVVRENCTEPTDMYGGRTLDSFLKENKVPGISGIDTRDLVIRLRDGGSMRGAITDIDVSPEDTVKKLQKMPFPMTGNLVGEVSCKEISVSNTGKDLTVGVIDCGTKSAIIDDLASRFNVVIFPYDTPADVIIEHRLNGIMITNGPGDPSHRKILDTVVRTEKELASRLPMYGICFGSQTLALALGAETYKMKFGHRGNNQPVKFEDRVYITSQNHGYAVDSNSLDGTGLIADQINVNDGTVEGCRHRDLPIFSTQYHPEAKPGPADTLFLFDRFGKVMKEGRL, encoded by the coding sequence ATGGCACGCGGATATTTGGTCCTTGAGGACGGAACTGTTTATGAAGGCAGCCTTTTTGGATATCGCTCGCCGGCTGATGGCGAGGTCGTCTTCGGAACCGGGATGAGCGGATACCAGGAGAGTCTCACAGACCCCTCTTTCCGCGGACAGATACTTGTAATGACCTATCCTTTGGCCGGAGACTATGGAATAGTTGACGGATATTCACAATCGAAGCACGTGCACGTCAGGGGGCTCGTGGTCAGGGAGAACTGCACAGAACCGACAGACATGTACGGTGGCAGGACCCTCGATTCTTTTTTGAAAGAGAACAAGGTCCCGGGAATCTCGGGCATCGACACCCGCGACCTCGTCATAAGGCTCAGGGACGGCGGCTCCATGAGGGGAGCAATAACCGATATCGACGTGTCGCCCGAAGATACAGTGAAGAAATTGCAGAAAATGCCATTCCCCATGACAGGAAACCTGGTGGGCGAGGTCTCGTGCAAAGAGATCTCGGTTTCTAACACGGGAAAGGACCTCACCGTGGGAGTGATCGACTGCGGTACAAAATCCGCGATCATAGATGATCTTGCCTCCCGTTTCAACGTTGTTATATTCCCCTACGATACGCCTGCAGACGTGATCATCGAACACAGGCTCAACGGCATTATGATCACTAACGGTCCCGGAGACCCTTCCCATCGGAAAATACTCGACACCGTCGTCAGGACGGAAAAAGAACTTGCGTCCCGCCTGCCCATGTACGGCATATGCTTCGGAAGCCAGACGCTGGCGTTGGCCCTGGGCGCCGAGACCTATAAAATGAAGTTTGGCCACCGCGGCAACAATCAGCCTGTCAAGTTCGAAGACCGTGTTTACATCACGTCGCAGAACCACGGCTACGCAGTGGATTCAAATTCGCTGGACGGCACAGGCCTTATAGCGGACCAGATCAACGTTAACGACGGCACGGTGGAAGGCTGCAGGCACAGGGACCTGCCCATATTCTCAACACAGTACCACCCGGAGGCAAAACCCGGCCCTGCCGATACGCTTTTCCTGTTCGATAGGTTCGGCAAAGTAATGAAGGAGGGAAGACTTTGA